Below is a genomic region from Pyrococcus kukulkanii.
CCTCACCATGTGATCAATTTCTCCTGCCTTTGCTCTTCTTATCTGCCATAACTCGGGTCTCTCGCCGTAGAACTCAAGCAGTATCTTGCCTTTGTCGGCCATTTCTCTAAGTCTCTTGAGTTCTTCGAGTCCAGTATGTCCTATTGCCTTTCCTTCATTAGCTTGATGCTCTATTTCAGCAATGACTGCTTCGGGCACTACGACCTTTACTTTCTCCTTTACTCGCTTTAAATACTGGGTGAGCCTGCCATCCACGATCACGCTCGTGTCTGGAACTATCACCCTCACGTCTCTCACCTCAGCCAAAGGTGAAATAGTCACTTTATTAGGGTTTCCTCAGAAAACTTTTAAATACCAAAGGTTATTAAAAAACCTGGGGGTGGTAAAGATGACACTAGTGGAAACAATTAGAATGATAAAAGAGGCAGAGGAAAAGGCATTGAAGGATTACAAAGAGCTCCTAAAAGAACTTAAAAGGCCAGAAGATGCCGAGCTTAGGAGAGTTATACTTAGACTTGCTGTTGATAAGATATTTCACAAGGAATTAATGGAAGCAATTGAGAGGGCTTACAGAGAGGCCTCAGTGCTCTTGAAGGAGCATATAGAACCCTTCTACCCAGAGCTTGAGCCAATAAGAGAGTCCGTGATGGAGTTAGATCAAGGATTAGCTCTGCTCCCAGGAGTGCCTTCCCTGCTACTACCGTTAGACTTCGGAAAAGTTGGTTACAGAATACCGCCTGAAGAAGTCCTTGAAGAGTTGATAAAATCTTTTCCAGAAATCTCGATAATACCTCAAGACAAATTAGATAGAATAATAGAAAAATTAAATGACGTCGTTGAAATGGAAAAGGAAATGCAAAACGGGTACAAGAAGTTAGAAAACAGAGCAAAGCATCCCGTAATTAGGGAGCTGTCAAAAGCAGTACTCCATAATGAAGAGCAACATAATGCGATCTTAAGCAAAATCATTGATAAGTTCAAAAAATAGCCCGCTTCTTTAACTATTCTCTAATTATCTTTCATCCTCCCACTAGAGGGTCTTAGTAAAGCTTTTTAACTTAAACCCAGACTCCTGAGTTAGTATGAAAGTAAGTAGTGGTCTTGAAACACTTGATCAAATATTGGGGGGCGGATTTGAAAAAACGCACAACATTGCAATAGTTGGGAGTATTGATAATGACCATGTGTTACTTCTTCATCAATTGGTTATGTCATTTTTATCACAGGGATATAAGGTGCTCCTCATAGAGTTTAGGCAGGAGGTTAATTCACTTGTTAAATGGTTAGAGTCGTACGGGATAAATTACAACAAGTCCATTAAAGAAGGAAAGTTGAAGATATTAGATGGGTTTTCAAACTTGTACTCACCAACTCACATAGCTGGAACTAATATCCTACCAAACCCTATGGATCTTAGTATAACAACAGCAATAATCCGGGATAGCGTTGTTAAGGATGCATATGATTTTGTTGTAATAGATGACCTAACTTCCTTATACACCCTTCAAACTGATCAGAAGGCATATATAAGGGTTGTAGTAAGGCTTGTTAATTCAATAAAAAGATTCGGAGCTTCGACGTTGGCTTCGTTGAACTCCGACGTTTTATCTACTCAAGATCTCTCCATGTTGCTAATACCCTTTGAGTACGTCTTAGAAACAAAAAACGAAACGATTACGATAAGAAGATCCTTCTTACCCCTAAAAATAAATCAGACATCAATTCCATATATCAGGAGCAATATTGGCATAATACCTGCCCAAGATGCATTTAAGAGTGTGGATAGGGTTAAAGAAGCTCTAATATTAGACAATACGGGAGCGTTGATAATGGGCGGTGTTAGGGTTCAGATAGTAGAAGAATACTCAGAAGCGGCCCTAATAGAGTTTATATACCAATTCTTAGGCCCTGAACATGGAAGAGAGTTTTTATATAGGTGGGGAAAGTATGAAATGATGAATTTTCCTATTAATCAGGATGTTATCAAGAACCTTCCTAAGATAGAAGCAATAAAGAGAATTCTTGAGGACAGTTTTGAATTTACAAAGGCCACTGGTGGGGGAATATTAAGGATTCTTGATATATCAGAGGATAGGATAGTGATAGAAGGAAAGAACTTGTTCCCTGGCTTAAGAAACTTTCCGTATCCAGCTCATTTAAACTATGTGGGGGTCCTTACTAGGCTCGTAGAAAAACTTACAGGGGAAATTTGGGAAGGTGAAGAAGTAGAATGTGAAAGTCAAGGACATAAAAGGTGCCTCTTTGTAATTAAAAGGCTATCCAAGGGTGACATTAAAGGGAACCTCAAGGGTTCCAAAAAGTGAGTTGGCATACAGCCCTCCTGTTGCCCACCAGATTACATCTCCTGTTCTATTCTCAAGCAATGCTCTAACAAATTCCGTTGGGACATTCGAGTAATATATTGTGAAGTTAATTGGAATTGTTACCTTGTCTCCTGGGGTTAACGTTATTGTTCTGTTAATGGTATACTCTCCTATGTATATGTCCTCAGCGTAAAGTTCAATCTTAATGCCATCTATGGAGACCCTCTTATTCGTGGGATTAAGAACTTCAACGATTGCAACGATTTTTGCACTATCCGTGTCAACGTGAGACACGTACACATCAACTAAGCCAACTTCGCAGTCATTAACAGGGCCTAAGGCTATGTACCTAAATATAAAGTAGCCAAAGTTAACTAGTGGGACAGAGATCAGCAAGAGGATTAAAATTGTAACACTACGTCTCATGTTCCTCCACCTTCAATCTAAGTCCCGTGTGTTCCTGCTTTATCCTTTCAACGATGTTTAGTATGGAGTCTGTAACTTCTTTTAACTTGTTTGCAAGATCTTCCAACTCTTTTACAACTTCTTCAAATGTTTTCTCCATTTGCTCCACTTCTTCCATTGCTAACGCTAACTTCTCCTCTTCCTCCTTTCTGTAAACTTCTATGTGGAGAGTTTCGGGATACCACTTTATTTTTTCATCTTCAATGTCAAAGTCAAGGGACACCCTTATTACGTCCTCTTTCTTGACGTTCATTTCTTGAAGTTTTTCGAAGATGTACTTGTTAATTTCTGCACTAGCCCTTACGACTTCTTCAGGAGACACTTTTCCCCGGGTTGCTGCAAAAAGGACTTTCCTAACTTTATTAGCATAACCACTCGCTCTCACGAATCCCGTTAATAGCTTGGGCATAAACCTCACCGTAGTATTTTTAGATTTTGAAATATAAATTCTTGTTGGTGCTTTCGCAATGAACATCCTTATCTTTGGCCCTCCTGGAAGTGGTAAGTCTACACAAGCCAGAAAAATAACCGAAAGGTACGGCTTAACTTATATTGCCTCAGGCGACATAATAAGGGCAGAAATTGAGGCAGGAACGCCACTTGGAAAGGAAATGGAGATGTATCTTTCTAGAGGCGATCTTATCCCAGACACGATAGTAAATACGTTAATAATATCCAAGCTAAGGAGGGTGAGAGAGAACTTCATAATGGATGGTTATCCCAGGACGCCAGAGCAGGTAATAGCCCTTGAAAACTACCTCTATGATCATGGGATAAAGGTAGATGTGGCAATAGACATCTACATTACGAAAGAGGAAAGCATTAGGAGGATTTCGGGAAGGAGGATCTGTAAGAACTGTGGGGCAGTCTATCACGTAGAGTTTAACCCCCCAAAGATCCCTGGGAAGTGCGACATCTGTGGAGGGGAGCTAATTCAGAGGAAAGATGACCGCCCAGAAATCATCGGCAAAAGGTACGATATATATTCAAGGAACATGAAGCCAATTATAAAGTTCTATCAAAAGCAGGGTATCTACGTAAAAATTGATGGGCACGGAAGCATAAATGAAGTTTGGGAGAGGATAAGACCCCTCCTCGATTATATTTATAACCAAGAGAGACGGCGATGATTTGACTCCGGAAAATCTGAGTGATGATGAAGTCCAGCCCGAATGAGCCGAGGTGATAGAATGTTCAGATTTGAAATAAAAGCTAGGGACGCCGCTGGAAGGATAGGGAAGCTTGAAGTTAATGGAAAAAAGATAGAGACTCCAGCAATAATGCCCGTGGTGAACCCAAAGCAGATAATCGTTGAGCCCAAAGAACTCGAAAGAATGGGTTTCAAGATAATAATCACGAACTCCTATATTATATACAAGGATCCAAAGTTAAGGGAGAAAGCCCTAGAAAAAGGAATACATAAGTTACTAAACTACGACGGCATCGTTGAGGTTGACTCAGGATCATTCCAGCTCATGAGATATGGAAAAGTCGAGGTAACGAACAGGGAGATCATAGAGTTTCAGCACAAGATAGGGGTCGATATAGGAACTTTTCTTGATATCCCAACACCTCCAGACGCGCCCAGGAAGCAGGCTGAGGAGGATCTAAAATTAACATTAGAGAGGGCGAAGGAGGCTGAGGAAATAAAGGAAATACCAATGAACGCTACTATTCAAGGTTCAACTTACACCGACTTAAGGAGGTACGCTGCGAGAGTGTTAAGTGGGATGAATTTTGAGATACACCCCATAGGAGCCGTTGTGCCCCTTCTCGAATCTTACAGGTTTAGAGAGCTCGTTGATGTTGTAGTATCATCAAAGATAGGCCTCAGGCCTGATAGGCCAGTGCACCTGTTTGGAGCTGGACATCCTATAATCTTTGCCCTCGCAGTAGCTATGGGCATTGACCTTTTTGATTCGGCAAGCTATGCCCTCTACGCAAAGGACGACAGATACCTAACTCCCCAAGGGACGAAGAGGCTTGATGAGCTAGAATACTTCCCATGCTCCTGCCCAGTCTGCTCTAGGTACACTCCCCAGGAACTGAGAGAGATGCCAAAGGAGGAAAGAACAAGACTACTTGCGATACATAACCTATGGGTCATAAGAGAGGAGATCGAAAGAGTGAAGCAGGCAATAAAAGAGGGAGAACTATGGAGGCTTGTTGATGAGAGGGCTAGAGCCCATCCAAAGCTGTACGCCGCGTACAAGAGACTACTCGAGCACTATTCGTACCTTGAAGAGTTCGAACCTATAACGAAGAAATCGGCGTTCTTCAAGATTAGTCAGGAGAGCCTAAACTGGCCGGTAGTTAGGAGAGCAAGGGAGAGAGCAGAGGGAGTAAAGAAGAAATTTAGAGAAACGATGAAGCATCCAATATTTGGTGAAATCCCGAAGTATCTTAGCCTCACATATCCCTTCGCTCAAAGTGAGGCTGAAGAAGATTTTGAAATCGTAAAGCCGACAAAGGAGAATGTGCTAGACTACATAAAGGCGATAGCCGAGTATCAGTTCGGAGAGAACGCCTCTAAGGCGTTTGAAGGGGCACAAGTTGAGCTGGCAAGGACAGGAATGCCGAGGCAGGTAAAGCTAAACGGGAAGAGATTAGCAACGGTTAGGGCGGATGATGGACTACTAACGTTGGGAATAGAGGGGGCAAAGAGATTGCACTCAGTACTTCCATACCCTAGGATGAGGGTAGTCGTTAACGAGGAGGCCGAGCCATTTGCAAGAAAAGGTAAGGATGTCTTTGCGAAGTTTGTTGTCTTTGCTGATCCTGGGATAAGGCCCTACGACGAAGTGCTGGTCGTGAATGAGAAGGACGAATTATTAGCAACAGGCCAGGCCCTCCTTTCCGGGAGAGAGATGATAGTTTTCCAGACAGGAAGGGCCGTTAGGGTTAGGAAGGGAGTAGAGGGATAACCAAAACCTTATTACCAATGACCTAAAAAAAGGAAGGATGGTGATAAAGTTATGGATCTGAACTTAATGGGTATAACTGGTGACGTTGGAGTTGGAGCTGTTGTTGGGTTTATAATAGGGTACGCGCTCAAAAAGTTCATGAAGATCGTCATGGCCCTAATTGGAGCATACGTCTTAAGCCTTTTCTGGCTACAGCAGAAGGGAGTTATAACGATAAATACCGACGCATTGTTCAACTTAACAAAGCAGGCCGCTCAAACGACTTTAAGCCTCGCAGATAAGGCAATAGGCATACTCCCAGGGAGTACTGCTTTTATTGCGGGGTTCTACCTCGGGTTTAAGAAGGGTTAAATTAAGGGTTCCCCCTTCATATCTCCCCTCTTTTGAACTCCAAAGAACTTCAAGATCGTGGGGGCTATATCGTAGAGGCTTGCTTCCTCTCTCTTTACATCCAAACCCCAGACTATAAGTGGGACTTTCTTTACCCTCTCGTTTAGCGAGCCGTGCATCCCTCTAACCCAGTAGCTTGTTCCCTTAATTCCCCTGCACTCCCTGTGGTGACAGAACCAGTAACCTTCCTTGGCAGAAACTATTAAGTCCCCGCTAACGGGCACATCAAGGTAGGGGAGATCCTCCCTAAAGAAAACCGCCTTAACTCCTGGGGCCCTCCTTAAAAGCTGATAGGCTTCCTCCCTCTCCTCCGGGTTCTTTAGGTAAACGTGAACTCCTCCACCCGAGGAAACCCTAAGAACGTCAATTCCATTATTCCTCAAGTACTCCTTTAGGTTAACCCAGGTATGAACTTCCTCCTGCCCATGATCCGCAAATATTATGAAAGCATACTCATCCTTAAGCCTCTCCCAGAGGGTTCTAACGGCTGAATCGACGATCTCAACGGCTTTGAGAGCTCCCTTGCTTTCAGGCCCGTAATCATGTTGCATCCCATCTATTGAGGCAAAGTGAACCAACAGTAACTCCGGCTTGCACTCTTCATACAGGTAGAGGGCAGAGTTCAGAACCCACACATCCTTCTTCCAGTCCCTCCCATGCCTCCTGTAGAGCTCGTCCCCGGCAAAGAAAGGCGGGAAAATTCTGACGTCAACGTTGCTGAAGGGAGGCATTGTATAGCCGGAAACGCTCGCCACTCTTACCCCCTTCTGCCTTAGCAGGTCTTGAATTAGGGGAGCCTTTATGACCTTATGAGGGTTAAAGGCGACTTCATAATCATAAAACTTAACCCTAACACCGCTCAGCCTGTCGTAATAGCCGTTCTCAACTACCCAATGAATCCTGGGCTCAACCCCTGTCATTACGGTGGTGTGAACTAAATCAGTAAGGGTAGGGAATATAGATTCAACTTCAAAAAAGTGGCCTTCCTCGGCGAGCTCACTCAAGAACGGCATGTACTTGAGGTTGTACACTCCGTTTCCGTCAAGACTTATCAGAGCAAGCTTCATGCTTTCACCTCAGCCGGTAGGTGGCTCATCACACTTCAGCCGGGAGTAGTTCATCATCGTCGGTGACCTTTTTAGCCCTTGATTTCATAAACTTAACCGATGGGAGCAAGGGAGGCACTGCCAAAGTACTTCGCTATCCTTGAAGGTGAAGATATTCCGAACTTCCTCTTGACGAGAAAAGTTGAGGTCAGCTTTGATGACAACACTAATCTCCAAGAGCTTTGGGAAGTTCATGATGAGGGCATGGACAGGCTGAAGGAGAATGATTTAAGCGAGAACCCCAGGAAAAATTTACTCGATTTAAAGGCTAAAATAGCCGATAGGATACTTGAGAGCTGTCACCTCTGTGAGATAAGGTGTGGGATAAATAGGAAGGAGAGCATTGGCTACTGCAGGGTTAAGGAAAGCTTAGTTGCGAGCGACTTCCTGCATTATGGAGAGGAACCCGAGCTAGTTCCCTCATACACTGTTTTCTTCTCAGGATGTAACTTCCGTTGCATTTTCTGCCAGAACTGGGATATAAGCCAGTTCAGGGTTGGCATCGAGATAATCCCAGAGTACATGGCCTTAAAGATCGAAAGGGCCTATAGATTCGGAGCAAAGAACGTGAACTTCGTTGGCGGGGAGCCCACCCCTAACCTCCCCTTCATTCTAGAGACGTTAAGGCACGTTAGGGTTCCAATCCCGGTTATTTGGAACTCAAACATGTACATGAGCGTTGAGGCGATGAAGCTCCTTGACGGCGTTGTTGATGTATATCTGGGAGACTTTAAGTACGGGAACGATGAATGCGCAAGAAAGTACTCAAAGGTTCCAAGGTACTGGGAGGTAGTTACGAGGAACTTCCTCCTCGCGAAGAATCATTTTAGGGCAGAGTTCCTGATAAGGCATCTCGTGATGCCAAATCATTTAGAGTGTTGCACCAGGCCTATACTAAAGTGGATAGCGGAGAACCTTGGTAGGGATGTTAGGGTGAACGTCATGTTCCAGTATAGGCCAGAGTATAGGGCTCAAGAATATAAGGAGATTGCAAGGATGCTGACGCTTGAAGAGATGGAAGAAGCTGAGAAGATAGTGAGAGAAATAGGACTGAAAAATGCACTTGTTGGATAGTTCCTCTTAAGTGGTGACATAAGAATGTTAGTCAATGAAACCAAGGGGCTCATGTGGGAAGGGGAGGTTAGGTTTGCGGACAACTTCATTAAAAGGTTCCTGGGACTAATGTTTCAAAAGCCAAAGTACGCCCTCATATTCGTACTGCCCATGGAAACCAGAATTAACGCCTCAATACACGGCTTCTTCATGAGGGAAGCTATAGACGTTATATTCTTAGATTCAAAGAGGAAAATAGTTGATCTTGCCGTATTAAGACCCTGGCATTTGTACACTCCTAAAAGACCTGCGAAATATATCATTGAAGGACCAAAAGGCATGATCCAAACCCTTAAAGCTGAAGTTGACGATGTAATTAAATGGTAGAATAATTACATAATTGAGCAAAAACATTATTATGTACAATTTTCCAAACCTCCTAAGTTTTGAGAGAGAACCAAATTATTTAAAAGTCCGAGCCGAGATTGAGGAGCGATGGGAGAAATAAGGTGGGCCACCAAGGAGTACACCGATGAAGAGATATATTCAATCCTCGATCCCGTGGTTAGGGAGTGGTTTAAGAGGAAGTTTAAATCGTTCACTCCACCACAAAGGTACGCCATAGTTGAGATACATAAAGGAGAAAACGTCTTAATTTCATCGCCCACCGGTTCAGGTAAAACACTCTCCGCATTTCTGGCTATAATAAGCGAGCTCATATCCCTGGGGAGGAAGGGAGAGCTTGAGGATAAGATATACTGCGTGTACGTCTCTCCGCTAAGGGCCCTAAACAACGATATAAGGAGGAACCTTGAGGAGCCTCTAGCTGAGATCAAGAGAGTAGCCCAGGAACTCGGAGAAGAAATACCGGAGATAAGGGTGGCTGTAAGAACCAGCGATACCACAAGCTACGAAAAGAGCAAGATGGTCAAAAAGCCCCCACACATACTCATCACAACTCCCGAAAGCCTGGCTATAGCGTTAAATGCTCCAAAGTTCAGGGAGAGGCTTAAGGATACAATGTGGGTTATAGTTGACGAAGTTCATGCTTTGGCGGAGAACAAGAGGGGTTCCCACTTGGCCCTAACCCTAGAAAGGCTTAGGGAGCTAACAGGGAAGGATTTCGTGAGGATAGGCCTGAGTGCCACCATACATCCCTTAGAGGAAGTTGCAAAGTTCGTGTTCGGTTTTGAAAATGGGAAGCCAAGGCCAGGGTTAATTGTAGATGTCAGCTTCGCAAAGAGAACAAAGATAACCGTAGAGAGCGTGGTTGAGGATCTAGTCTATACTCCGGCGGATGTGCTTAGCCAGGCCCTCTACAGAAGGATAGGGGAGCTCGTCAAGAACAGGAAAACTACCTTAATTTTTACGAACACGAGGAGCGGAACAGAGAGGGTTGTTTACCATTTAAAAAAGATGTTTCCCGAATGGGCAGATAAAATAGAGGCTCATCACTCCTCTTTATCTAGAGAGGTTAGACTAGAGGTTGAGGAAAGGCTAAAGCGGGGAGAACTTAAGATTATTGTTAGCTCAACGAGCCTGGAGCTCGGGATTGATATAGGGAGCATTGACCTTGTAATCCTAATTGGATCCCCTAAGAGCGTTAACAGGGCCCTCCAGAGGATAGGGAGGGCTGGACACAGGCTTCACGAGGTAAGTGAGGGGGTTATCTTAGCACTCGACAGGGATGACCTAGTTGAGGTTACTGTTTTAGCCCACAACGCAAGGAACAGGAGACTCGACAGAATTAGGATACCAAAGAACCCCCTAGATGTTTTAGTTCAACATGTCCTGGGGATGGCCCTAGAGAGAGTTTGGGATGTTAACGAGGCTTATAACGTGGTGAA
It encodes:
- a CDS encoding rubrerythrin family protein; translated protein: MTLVETIRMIKEAEEKALKDYKELLKELKRPEDAELRRVILRLAVDKIFHKELMEAIERAYREASVLLKEHIEPFYPELEPIRESVMELDQGLALLPGVPSLLLPLDFGKVGYRIPPEEVLEELIKSFPEISIIPQDKLDRIIEKLNDVVEMEKEMQNGYKKLENRAKHPVIRELSKAVLHNEEQHNAILSKIIDKFKK
- a CDS encoding V4R domain-containing protein; this encodes MKVSSGLETLDQILGGGFEKTHNIAIVGSIDNDHVLLLHQLVMSFLSQGYKVLLIEFRQEVNSLVKWLESYGINYNKSIKEGKLKILDGFSNLYSPTHIAGTNILPNPMDLSITTAIIRDSVVKDAYDFVVIDDLTSLYTLQTDQKAYIRVVVRLVNSIKRFGASTLASLNSDVLSTQDLSMLLIPFEYVLETKNETITIRRSFLPLKINQTSIPYIRSNIGIIPAQDAFKSVDRVKEALILDNTGALIMGGVRVQIVEEYSEAALIEFIYQFLGPEHGREFLYRWGKYEMMNFPINQDVIKNLPKIEAIKRILEDSFEFTKATGGGILRILDISEDRIVIEGKNLFPGLRNFPYPAHLNYVGVLTRLVEKLTGEIWEGEEVECESQGHKRCLFVIKRLSKGDIKGNLKGSKK
- a CDS encoding LEA type 2 family protein, which gives rise to MRRSVTILILLLISVPLVNFGYFIFRYIALGPVNDCEVGLVDVYVSHVDTDSAKIVAIVEVLNPTNKRVSIDGIKIELYAEDIYIGEYTINRTITLTPGDKVTIPINFTIYYSNVPTEFVRALLENRTGDVIWWATGGLYANSLFGTLEVPFNVTLG
- a CDS encoding single- stranded DNA-binding family protein, with the protein product MPKLLTGFVRASGYANKVRKVLFAATRGKVSPEEVVRASAEINKYIFEKLQEMNVKKEDVIRVSLDFDIEDEKIKWYPETLHIEVYRKEEEEKLALAMEEVEQMEKTFEEVVKELEDLANKLKEVTDSILNIVERIKQEHTGLRLKVEEHET
- a CDS encoding adenylate kinase, with the translated sequence MNILIFGPPGSGKSTQARKITERYGLTYIASGDIIRAEIEAGTPLGKEMEMYLSRGDLIPDTIVNTLIISKLRRVRENFIMDGYPRTPEQVIALENYLYDHGIKVDVAIDIYITKEESIRRISGRRICKNCGAVYHVEFNPPKIPGKCDICGGELIQRKDDRPEIIGKRYDIYSRNMKPIIKFYQKQGIYVKIDGHGSINEVWERIRPLLDYIYNQERRR
- the tgtA gene encoding tRNA guanosine(15) transglycosylase TgtA, producing MSRGDRMFRFEIKARDAAGRIGKLEVNGKKIETPAIMPVVNPKQIIVEPKELERMGFKIIITNSYIIYKDPKLREKALEKGIHKLLNYDGIVEVDSGSFQLMRYGKVEVTNREIIEFQHKIGVDIGTFLDIPTPPDAPRKQAEEDLKLTLERAKEAEEIKEIPMNATIQGSTYTDLRRYAARVLSGMNFEIHPIGAVVPLLESYRFRELVDVVVSSKIGLRPDRPVHLFGAGHPIIFALAVAMGIDLFDSASYALYAKDDRYLTPQGTKRLDELEYFPCSCPVCSRYTPQELREMPKEERTRLLAIHNLWVIREEIERVKQAIKEGELWRLVDERARAHPKLYAAYKRLLEHYSYLEEFEPITKKSAFFKISQESLNWPVVRRARERAEGVKKKFRETMKHPIFGEIPKYLSLTYPFAQSEAEEDFEIVKPTKENVLDYIKAIAEYQFGENASKAFEGAQVELARTGMPRQVKLNGKRLATVRADDGLLTLGIEGAKRLHSVLPYPRMRVVVNEEAEPFARKGKDVFAKFVVFADPGIRPYDEVLVVNEKDELLATGQALLSGREMIVFQTGRAVRVRKGVEG
- a CDS encoding FUN14 domain-containing protein; the encoded protein is MDLNLMGITGDVGVGAVVGFIIGYALKKFMKIVMALIGAYVLSLFWLQQKGVITINTDALFNLTKQAAQTTLSLADKAIGILPGSTAFIAGFYLGFKKG
- a CDS encoding alkaline phosphatase family protein, yielding MKLALISLDGNGVYNLKYMPFLSELAEEGHFFEVESIFPTLTDLVHTTVMTGVEPRIHWVVENGYYDRLSGVRVKFYDYEVAFNPHKVIKAPLIQDLLRQKGVRVASVSGYTMPPFSNVDVRIFPPFFAGDELYRRHGRDWKKDVWVLNSALYLYEECKPELLLVHFASIDGMQHDYGPESKGALKAVEIVDSAVRTLWERLKDEYAFIIFADHGQEEVHTWVNLKEYLRNNGIDVLRVSSGGGVHVYLKNPEEREEAYQLLRRAPGVKAVFFREDLPYLDVPVSGDLIVSAKEGYWFCHHRECRGIKGTSYWVRGMHGSLNERVKKVPLIVWGLDVKREEASLYDIAPTILKFFGVQKRGDMKGEPLI
- a CDS encoding radical SAM protein — encoded protein: MGAREALPKYFAILEGEDIPNFLLTRKVEVSFDDNTNLQELWEVHDEGMDRLKENDLSENPRKNLLDLKAKIADRILESCHLCEIRCGINRKESIGYCRVKESLVASDFLHYGEEPELVPSYTVFFSGCNFRCIFCQNWDISQFRVGIEIIPEYMALKIERAYRFGAKNVNFVGGEPTPNLPFILETLRHVRVPIPVIWNSNMYMSVEAMKLLDGVVDVYLGDFKYGNDECARKYSKVPRYWEVVTRNFLLAKNHFRAEFLIRHLVMPNHLECCTRPILKWIAENLGRDVRVNVMFQYRPEYRAQEYKEIARMLTLEEMEEAEKIVREIGLKNALVG
- a CDS encoding DUF192 domain-containing protein, translating into MLVNETKGLMWEGEVRFADNFIKRFLGLMFQKPKYALIFVLPMETRINASIHGFFMREAIDVIFLDSKRKIVDLAVLRPWHLYTPKRPAKYIIEGPKGMIQTLKAEVDDVIKW
- a CDS encoding ATP-dependent helicase; the protein is MGEIRWATKEYTDEEIYSILDPVVREWFKRKFKSFTPPQRYAIVEIHKGENVLISSPTGSGKTLSAFLAIISELISLGRKGELEDKIYCVYVSPLRALNNDIRRNLEEPLAEIKRVAQELGEEIPEIRVAVRTSDTTSYEKSKMVKKPPHILITTPESLAIALNAPKFRERLKDTMWVIVDEVHALAENKRGSHLALTLERLRELTGKDFVRIGLSATIHPLEEVAKFVFGFENGKPRPGLIVDVSFAKRTKITVESVVEDLVYTPADVLSQALYRRIGELVKNRKTTLIFTNTRSGTERVVYHLKKMFPEWADKIEAHHSSLSREVRLEVEERLKRGELKIIVSSTSLELGIDIGSIDLVILIGSPKSVNRALQRIGRAGHRLHEVSEGVILALDRDDLVEVTVLAHNARNRRLDRIRIPKNPLDVLVQHVLGMALERVWDVNEAYNVVKRAYPFKDLPFEDFMNVLKYLAGEYAGLEEKKVYAKIWLEDGKFGKRGKMTRAIYYMNTGTIPDEAKIDVFTVDKRYIGTVEEEFAEHLMPGDIFVLAGRTYEFVKSRGNRIYVIPREGAKPTIPSWFSEMLPLSFDLALDIQRFRREVKSLLGNKRAKSFLMKKYRIDEVTAKAILSYFREQAKYSIIPDDETVLVEAVRDRNVVKYFFHTLVGRRANDALSRAFAYIISKKKRCNVGVAITDNGFMLKVPEDKALTQEEILELFKLENLRETLKRALDNTELLKRRFRHVANRGLLVLRRYMGREKSLSRQQINAQTLLNFLKKNYPDFPLLKEVYREIMEDKMDVENAELFLRWIRDGKIRVIIREHEYPSPFAFNLEVVGASDVVLMEDRRELIKQLHQKIMAIISDIT